A stretch of the Streptomyces ortus genome encodes the following:
- a CDS encoding YtxH domain-containing protein — MRYRLTFVVGMALGYVLGTRAGRERYEQLRKTARQVSQNPAVRNTAESAAQQGRQFAGKAFHVVSEKVGDRVPDSVSERVRSLRERNANGTRPEDDWGTSNT, encoded by the coding sequence ATGCGCTACCGGCTCACGTTCGTCGTCGGAATGGCTCTGGGATACGTGCTCGGCACACGCGCCGGGCGCGAACGCTACGAGCAACTGAGGAAGACCGCCCGGCAGGTCTCGCAGAACCCGGCGGTGCGCAACACCGCCGAGTCGGCGGCCCAGCAGGGACGGCAGTTCGCCGGGAAGGCGTTCCACGTGGTGAGCGAGAAGGTCGGCGACCGGGTCCCCGACTCGGTCTCCGAGCGGGTCCGCTCCCTGCGCGAACGCAACGCGAACGGCACCCGCCCCGAGGACGACTGGGGTACGAGCAACACCTAG
- a CDS encoding PucR family transcriptional regulator: MADSRTHHQPHHQHHRRAARDDRLSKGSARLLPAAPRRELCSPARTSVGHALDALTEFSRVLLGTPDEGDILRLAMGHVAATGPYRAVAGYLEVDGELVPDPTGAAPAPGLGRRLRDLAGDDGPVRVSGGSWGRALGLRGVEGIRGYLVVTSPSRPTEAERSLLTALVGHTTAALSLAFTQRRRREEARELHRLRKERTALQLQLIRVVAELGYQRAAHALMADIAASGGGEKAVTRALHRITGLPALVEDRFGRPRSWTGPGRPDPYPEPDPVRQDELLNAVAREAGPVRIKNRLITLVRPHDEILGVLALVDPDGEADEHTVLALNDAATSLALELTHLRDLAEVELRLHRELVDDLLAGTAEASTYARSEAAGHDLHRSQYVVAVRWSDRTADDSFARTVGRAASEVGMRALLTWRSDHVILITDARPHAHALYEALARETGAPSGTIGVSARCASPDAIPRGYRDAQRALTVRGRSRERYGTTFFDELGLYRILGPGNDHRELKTFVDEWLGQLIDYDAWHKTSMVETLSRYFDCGGNYDETAASLRIHRSTLRYRPKRIHDISGRDLANAEERLNLQVATRVWKIAPGGPP, translated from the coding sequence ATGGCCGACAGCAGAACGCACCACCAGCCCCACCACCAGCACCACCGCCGCGCCGCTCGTGACGACAGGCTCTCGAAAGGCAGCGCCCGGCTGCTCCCCGCGGCCCCGCGGAGAGAGCTCTGCTCACCCGCTCGGACCTCGGTCGGGCACGCACTCGACGCATTGACGGAGTTCTCCCGCGTCCTGCTCGGCACTCCCGACGAAGGCGACATCCTGCGCCTCGCCATGGGTCACGTAGCCGCCACCGGACCGTACAGAGCTGTGGCCGGATACCTCGAAGTGGATGGCGAACTGGTCCCTGACCCGACGGGAGCGGCCCCTGCCCCGGGCCTGGGCCGGAGGCTGCGGGACCTGGCCGGCGACGACGGTCCCGTGCGCGTGTCCGGCGGATCCTGGGGGCGGGCCCTGGGACTGCGCGGTGTCGAGGGAATCCGTGGCTACCTCGTGGTGACGTCCCCTTCCCGGCCCACCGAGGCGGAGCGCTCCCTGCTCACCGCGCTTGTCGGACACACCACCGCCGCTCTTTCCCTCGCCTTCACGCAGCGCCGTCGACGCGAGGAAGCACGGGAGCTGCACCGGCTGCGGAAGGAACGCACGGCCCTGCAGCTGCAGCTGATCCGCGTCGTGGCCGAGCTGGGGTATCAGCGGGCCGCCCACGCTCTCATGGCCGACATCGCCGCTTCGGGCGGTGGCGAGAAGGCCGTCACCCGCGCACTGCACCGGATCACCGGACTCCCGGCGCTGGTCGAGGACCGCTTCGGCCGGCCGAGGTCATGGACCGGCCCCGGCCGCCCGGACCCCTATCCGGAACCGGACCCCGTACGTCAGGACGAACTGCTCAACGCCGTCGCCCGGGAGGCCGGACCGGTGCGGATCAAGAACCGGCTCATCACCCTGGTCCGCCCGCACGACGAGATCCTGGGCGTGCTGGCCCTGGTCGACCCCGACGGCGAGGCCGACGAGCACACCGTGCTCGCACTGAACGACGCGGCGACGTCGCTCGCCCTGGAACTGACGCACCTGCGCGATCTGGCCGAAGTGGAGCTGAGACTGCACCGCGAGCTGGTCGACGATCTGCTGGCCGGGACGGCCGAGGCAAGCACCTACGCCCGTTCCGAGGCGGCCGGGCACGACCTGCACCGCAGCCAGTACGTCGTCGCGGTGCGGTGGTCGGACCGGACCGCGGACGACTCCTTCGCCCGGACCGTCGGCCGAGCGGCCTCCGAGGTGGGTATGCGCGCGCTGCTGACCTGGCGTTCCGACCACGTCATCCTGATCACCGACGCCAGGCCGCACGCCCACGCGCTGTACGAGGCGCTCGCCCGCGAGACCGGCGCACCGTCCGGAACGATCGGGGTGAGCGCCCGGTGCGCCTCCCCGGACGCCATTCCCCGCGGCTACCGGGACGCACAGCGCGCCCTGACCGTGCGCGGTCGGTCCCGTGAGCGCTACGGCACCACGTTCTTCGACGAGCTCGGCCTCTATCGCATTCTGGGCCCCGGGAACGACCACCGAGAACTGAAGACGTTCGTCGACGAGTGGCTCGGACAGCTCATCGACTACGACGCCTGGCACAAGACGTCCATGGTGGAGACCCTGTCCCGGTACTTCGACTGCGGCGGCAACTACGACGAGACCGCGGCATCCCTGCGCATTCACCGCAGCACGCTGCGCTATCGGCCCAAGCGCATTCACGACATCAGCGGGAGAGACCTCGCGAACGCCGAGGAGCGGCTCAACCTGCAGGTGGCGACCCGGGTGTGGAAGATCGCGCCGGGTGGACCGCCGTGA
- a CDS encoding ABC transporter ATP-binding protein, translating into MLIRLLRTYLTPYKKPIGLLVLLQFLQTCATLFLPTLNADIIDNGVVKGDTGYILSFGALMIGISLAQVVCNIGAVYYGARTASAVGRDLRAAVFDRVQSFSARELGHFGAPSLITRTTNDVQQVQMLALMTFTLLVSAPIMCVGGIVLALGLDVPLSGVLLAVVPVLGISVSLIVRRLRPLFRTMQVRLDTVNRVLREQITGNRVIRAFVRDAYEEERFRKANTDLTEVSLGTGRMLALMFPIVMTVVNVSSIAVVWFGAHRIDSGGMQIGALTAFLAYLMQIVMSVMMATFMFMMVPRAEVCAERIQEVLETSSSVVPPKAPVLELRRHGHLELRGAGFRYPGAEEPVLKAVDLVALPGETTAVIGSTGSGKSTLLGLVPRLFDATDGQVLVDGVDVRTVGPRLLARTVSLVPQKPYLFAGTVATNLRYGNPDATDEELWHALEVAQAKGFVEGLENGLDATIAQGGTNVSGGQRQRLAIARTLVQRPEIYLFDDSFSALDYATDAALRAALARETAEATVVIVAQRVSTIRDADRIVVLDEGRVVGTGRHHELMADNETYREIVLSQLTEAEAA; encoded by the coding sequence GTGCTCATAAGACTTCTGCGTACCTATCTCACCCCGTACAAGAAACCCATCGGCCTGCTCGTCCTGCTCCAGTTCCTGCAGACCTGCGCCACGCTTTTCCTGCCCACCCTGAACGCCGACATCATCGACAACGGTGTCGTGAAGGGCGACACGGGTTACATCCTTTCCTTCGGCGCCCTGATGATCGGCATCTCGCTGGCCCAGGTCGTCTGCAACATCGGCGCCGTCTACTACGGCGCCCGTACGGCCTCCGCGGTCGGCCGGGACCTGCGGGCGGCCGTCTTCGACCGGGTGCAGTCGTTCTCCGCGCGTGAGCTGGGCCATTTCGGGGCGCCCTCCCTGATCACCCGTACGACGAACGACGTCCAGCAGGTGCAGATGCTGGCCCTGATGACGTTCACGCTGCTGGTGTCGGCGCCGATCATGTGTGTGGGCGGCATCGTGCTGGCGCTCGGCCTGGACGTCCCGCTGTCCGGGGTGCTCCTCGCCGTCGTGCCGGTGCTCGGCATCTCGGTCAGCCTCATCGTGCGCCGGCTGCGACCGCTGTTCCGCACGATGCAGGTGCGCCTGGACACCGTGAACCGCGTGCTGCGCGAGCAGATCACCGGCAACCGCGTCATCCGTGCCTTCGTGCGCGACGCGTACGAGGAGGAGCGGTTCCGCAAGGCGAACACCGACCTCACCGAGGTGTCGCTGGGCACCGGGCGGATGCTGGCGCTGATGTTCCCCATCGTCATGACCGTGGTGAACGTCTCGTCGATCGCGGTGGTGTGGTTCGGCGCCCACCGCATCGACAGCGGCGGGATGCAGATCGGCGCGCTGACCGCGTTCCTCGCCTATCTCATGCAGATCGTGATGTCCGTGATGATGGCCACCTTCATGTTCATGATGGTGCCGCGTGCGGAGGTGTGCGCCGAGCGCATCCAGGAGGTCCTGGAGACCTCCAGCAGTGTGGTCCCGCCGAAGGCTCCGGTCCTTGAGCTGCGGCGGCACGGTCATCTGGAACTGCGCGGCGCCGGGTTCCGCTACCCGGGCGCCGAGGAGCCGGTCCTGAAGGCCGTCGACCTGGTGGCGCTGCCCGGGGAGACGACCGCGGTGATCGGTTCGACCGGCAGCGGCAAGTCGACACTCCTCGGGCTCGTCCCCCGGCTGTTCGACGCCACGGACGGACAGGTGCTGGTCGACGGCGTCGACGTCCGCACGGTCGGGCCGCGGCTGCTGGCGCGCACGGTGAGCCTCGTACCGCAGAAGCCGTATCTGTTCGCGGGGACGGTGGCGACCAACCTGCGGTACGGGAATCCGGACGCCACGGACGAGGAGCTGTGGCACGCGCTGGAGGTGGCGCAGGCCAAGGGGTTCGTGGAAGGGCTTGAGAACGGGCTCGACGCCACGATCGCGCAGGGCGGCACGAACGTGTCCGGCGGTCAGCGGCAGCGGCTCGCCATCGCCCGGACCCTCGTACAGCGTCCCGAGATCTATCTCTTCGACGACTCGTTCTCGGCGCTCGACTACGCGACGGACGCGGCGCTGCGTGCGGCGCTCGCGCGGGAGACCGCCGAGGCGACCGTCGTGATCGTCGCCCAGCGGGTGTCGACCATCCGCGACGCCGACCGGATCGTGGTCCTCGACGAGGGCCGGGTCGTCGGGACCGGCCGCCACCACGAGCTGATGGCGGACAACGAGACCTACCGGGAGATCGTGCTCTCGCAGCTGACGGAAGCGGAGGCAGCCTGA
- the dnaK gene encoding molecular chaperone DnaK — MSKAVGIDLGTTNSVIAVWEGGEPTVVPNSEGNRTTPSVVAFTDTGERLVGQLARRQAILNPKGTIYSAKRFIGRHFNEISDEAKAVAYDVVEGDGGAARFEVRDKLYAPEEISAQVLRKLADDASKQLGERVTEAVITVPAYFNDAQRTATKDAGRIAGLEVLRIINEPTAAALAYGMDKKEHETVLVFDLGGGTFDVSILDVGDGVVEVRSTAGDSHLGGDDFDRRLVDHLADGFQKENGIDLRKDPQALQRLFEAAEKAKTELSSVTQTQVSLPFITADAAGPKHLTDSVMRSTFEQITSDLVERCLGPVQQAMGDAKVGESDIDEVILVGGSTRIPAVQALVRRLTGGKEPNMSVNPDEVVALGAAIQAGVLKGEVKDVLLLDVTPLSLGVETRGGVMTKIIERNTTIPVRRSETFSTAEDNQPAVDVVVLQGERERAADNRVLGRFQLTDIRPAPRGEPQIEVVFDIDANGILEVKARDRDTGKEQGITISESSNLDRGEVERMVQEAERNQGEDQALREAVDARNELDAVAYQVEKRLAELGDAAPGHEKARAEMLVSDARAAVEEEAGVERTRPLTSELQQVLAGLAAHQDTAATGGPGRTTATGDGAAGSPGGGDDDIIDAEFDKD; from the coding sequence ATGTCGAAGGCAGTGGGTATCGACCTGGGCACCACCAACTCGGTGATCGCCGTCTGGGAGGGCGGCGAGCCGACAGTCGTGCCCAACAGCGAGGGCAACCGCACGACACCGTCCGTGGTCGCCTTCACCGACACCGGGGAGCGCCTGGTGGGCCAGCTGGCCCGGCGCCAGGCGATCCTCAACCCCAAGGGCACCATCTACTCGGCCAAGCGGTTCATCGGCCGGCACTTCAACGAGATCTCCGACGAGGCCAAGGCGGTGGCGTACGACGTCGTCGAGGGCGACGGCGGCGCGGCCCGCTTCGAGGTACGCGACAAGCTCTACGCGCCGGAGGAGATCAGCGCGCAGGTGCTGCGCAAACTCGCCGACGACGCCTCCAAACAACTCGGGGAACGCGTCACGGAGGCGGTCATCACGGTGCCCGCCTACTTCAACGACGCACAGCGCACCGCCACCAAGGACGCGGGCCGGATCGCGGGCCTGGAGGTGCTGCGGATCATCAACGAGCCGACGGCCGCCGCCCTCGCGTACGGCATGGACAAGAAGGAGCACGAGACCGTCCTCGTCTTCGACCTGGGCGGCGGCACCTTCGACGTGAGCATCCTCGATGTCGGTGACGGCGTGGTGGAGGTGCGCTCCACAGCCGGCGACAGCCACCTGGGCGGGGACGACTTCGACCGGCGTCTGGTCGATCACCTGGCGGACGGCTTCCAGAAAGAGAACGGCATCGACCTGCGCAAGGACCCGCAGGCCCTGCAACGCCTGTTCGAGGCGGCGGAGAAGGCCAAGACCGAGCTCAGTTCGGTGACGCAGACGCAGGTCAGCCTGCCGTTCATCACCGCCGACGCCGCAGGTCCCAAACACCTCACCGACTCCGTCATGCGGTCCACGTTCGAGCAGATCACCAGCGACCTGGTGGAGCGGTGCCTGGGACCGGTCCAGCAGGCCATGGGCGACGCCAAGGTCGGCGAGAGCGACATCGACGAGGTCATCCTCGTCGGCGGTTCCACCCGTATCCCCGCTGTCCAGGCCCTTGTGCGCCGGCTGACCGGCGGCAAGGAGCCGAACATGAGCGTCAACCCCGACGAGGTCGTGGCGCTCGGCGCCGCGATCCAGGCCGGGGTGCTCAAGGGCGAGGTCAAGGACGTCCTGCTGCTCGACGTCACCCCCCTGTCGCTGGGCGTGGAGACCCGCGGCGGTGTGATGACGAAGATCATCGAACGCAACACCACCATCCCGGTGCGCCGCAGCGAGACCTTCTCCACCGCCGAGGACAACCAGCCGGCCGTCGATGTGGTGGTCCTCCAGGGCGAGCGCGAGCGGGCGGCCGACAACCGGGTGCTCGGCCGGTTCCAGCTCACCGACATCCGGCCGGCGCCGCGCGGCGAACCACAGATCGAGGTCGTCTTCGACATCGACGCCAACGGCATCCTTGAGGTCAAGGCCCGCGACCGGGACACCGGCAAGGAACAGGGCATCACCATCAGCGAGAGCTCCAACCTGGACCGCGGCGAGGTCGAACGCATGGTCCAGGAGGCCGAGCGCAACCAGGGCGAGGACCAGGCACTGCGGGAGGCCGTCGACGCCCGCAACGAGCTCGACGCCGTCGCCTACCAGGTCGAGAAGCGTCTCGCCGAACTCGGCGACGCGGCGCCGGGGCACGAGAAGGCCCGTGCCGAGATGCTCGTGTCCGACGCCCGGGCGGCGGTCGAGGAAGAGGCGGGCGTGGAGCGCACGCGGCCTCTGACCTCCGAACTCCAGCAGGTACTCGCCGGGCTGGCGGCTCACCAGGACACCGCCGCCACGGGAGGTCCGGGCCGGACGACGGCCACCGGGGACGGGGCGGCCGGCAGCCCGGGCGGCGGTGACGACGACATCATCGACGCCGAGTTCGACAAGGACTGA
- a CDS encoding FGGY family carbohydrate kinase — MGIVAGLDSSPDFTRIVVCDADSGAVLRQGYAPHPLDGPAEGSRPSDVDPQAWLLSLGEAAGGGLLEGVQAIGVSAQQNGLVPVDSQGNTIRPAMVGGDKRAQVAAADLVDALGGREAWAQAVGSVPQAAQPVTKLRWLARTEPEAAARTAMLLQAHDWLVWQLLGRPARRTTDRGGASSTGYWSAATGAYRPDLVELALGHQALLPDVLGPWEAAGTTPEGLLISAGTGETMAAAFGLGIGLGDAVVSLGASGSVMAVHHEALVDSSGMITSLADATGMHLPVVTTLNAVRALRGAAELLGVPDLEALSDLAMKSTPGSHGLVMLPYLEGERTPNLPHTAGTLAGLRRESMKPEHLARAAFEGMLCGLADALDVLRKRGVEVRRIFLLGQAAELNAVQACAPALLGTQIVVPQPADYAAIGAARQAAWALGVQQGTIQPGLPPVWQGAAAQVLEPGEELAVGQAVRQQYVSVRNQTHPGAFRS; from the coding sequence ATGGGGATAGTCGCCGGGTTGGACAGTTCGCCCGATTTCACACGCATCGTCGTCTGCGACGCGGACAGCGGGGCCGTACTCCGGCAGGGGTATGCCCCGCATCCGTTGGACGGCCCGGCGGAGGGCTCCCGGCCCTCGGACGTCGACCCGCAGGCCTGGCTGCTCTCCCTGGGCGAGGCCGCGGGCGGCGGGCTCCTGGAGGGCGTCCAGGCCATCGGCGTGTCCGCACAGCAGAACGGCCTCGTCCCCGTCGACAGCCAGGGCAACACCATCCGCCCGGCGATGGTCGGCGGGGACAAGCGTGCCCAGGTCGCCGCCGCCGATCTCGTCGACGCGCTCGGCGGGCGGGAGGCCTGGGCGCAGGCCGTGGGGTCGGTGCCGCAGGCCGCCCAGCCGGTGACGAAGCTGCGCTGGCTCGCGCGGACCGAGCCCGAGGCGGCGGCGCGCACCGCGATGCTGCTCCAGGCGCACGACTGGCTGGTGTGGCAGCTGCTCGGCAGGCCCGCCCGCCGCACCACCGACCGGGGCGGCGCCTCCAGCACCGGGTACTGGTCGGCGGCGACCGGCGCGTACCGGCCGGATCTGGTGGAACTGGCGCTCGGCCACCAGGCGTTGCTGCCCGATGTGCTCGGGCCGTGGGAGGCCGCGGGGACGACCCCCGAGGGGCTGCTGATCTCGGCGGGCACGGGCGAGACGATGGCGGCGGCCTTCGGTCTGGGCATCGGTCTCGGGGACGCGGTGGTGTCGCTCGGCGCCTCCGGTTCCGTGATGGCCGTCCACCACGAGGCGCTGGTCGACTCCTCCGGAATGATCACCTCGCTCGCGGACGCGACCGGCATGCACCTGCCGGTCGTCACCACCCTCAATGCCGTACGGGCCCTGCGCGGGGCCGCCGAACTGCTGGGCGTACCCGACCTGGAGGCCCTGTCGGATCTGGCGATGAAGTCGACGCCCGGTTCCCACGGGCTCGTCATGCTGCCGTATCTGGAGGGTGAGCGGACGCCGAACCTGCCGCACACGGCGGGCACGCTGGCCGGGCTGCGGCGCGAGTCGATGAAGCCCGAGCATCTGGCGCGGGCCGCCTTCGAGGGCATGCTGTGCGGGCTCGCCGACGCCCTGGACGTGCTGCGCAAGCGGGGCGTCGAGGTACGGCGGATCTTCCTGCTGGGCCAGGCCGCGGAGCTGAACGCCGTACAGGCGTGCGCGCCCGCGCTGCTCGGTACGCAGATCGTGGTGCCGCAGCCCGCGGACTACGCGGCGATCGGCGCGGCCCGGCAGGCCGCCTGGGCGCTCGGTGTCCAGCAGGGCACGATCCAGCCGGGTCTGCCGCCGGTCTGGCAGGGCGCGGCGGCGCAGGTCCTGGAGCCGGGCGAGGAGCTGGCGGTGGGACAGGCGGTGCGGCAGCAGTACGTGTCGGTGCGCAACCAGACCCACCCGGGCGCCTTCCGGTCCTGA
- a CDS encoding ABC transporter ATP-binding protein, with product MAGPMGRMLAGSGPDQHSMDFKGSGKRLLSQFKPQRTTLYVMLTAVVCSVGLSVLGPKILGRATDLVFAGVVGRELPAGQSKAEVLAAMRERGDGGMADMLSGTDFTPGQGIDFEAVGEVLGIALVAFLLAGLLMAVATRLVNRAVNLTMYKMREDVQTKLSRLPLSYFDKRQRGEVLSRATNDIDNIGQTLQQSMGQLVNSLLTIVGVLIMMFYVSWLLALVALVTVPLSFVVATRVGKRSQPHFVQQWRTTGKLNAHIEEMYTGHNLVKVFGRQDESAAQFAEENDKLYEAGFRAQFNSGVMQPLMMFVSNLNYVLVAVVGGLRVASGSLSIGDVQAFIQYSRQFSMPLTQVASMANLVQSGVASAERIFELLDAEEQEADPVTGARPKELRGRVALEGVSFRYDPEKPLIEDLSLSVEPGHTVAIVGPTGAGKTTLVNLLMRFYETTGGRITLDGVDIATMSRDELRAGIGMVLQDTWLFGGTIAENIAYGASSEVTRGEIEEAARAAHADRFVRTLPDGYDTVIDDEGSGVSAGEKQLITIARAFLSDPVILVLDEATSSVDTRTEVLIQKAMAKLAHGRTSFVIAHRLSTIRDADTILVMEDGAIVEQGAHADLLAAGGAYARLYKAQFAQAAVEVD from the coding sequence ATGGCCGGGCCCATGGGGCGCATGCTGGCCGGGTCGGGACCCGACCAGCACTCGATGGATTTCAAGGGGTCGGGCAAACGGCTGCTGTCGCAGTTCAAACCGCAGCGCACCACGCTGTACGTGATGCTCACCGCCGTGGTCTGCAGTGTGGGCCTGTCGGTCCTCGGGCCGAAGATCCTGGGGCGGGCCACCGACCTGGTCTTCGCGGGGGTCGTCGGACGGGAGCTGCCCGCCGGGCAGTCGAAGGCCGAGGTGCTCGCGGCGATGCGGGAGCGCGGCGACGGCGGGATGGCCGACATGCTCTCGGGCACGGACTTCACCCCGGGCCAGGGCATCGACTTCGAGGCGGTCGGGGAGGTCCTGGGGATCGCGCTGGTGGCGTTCCTGCTGGCCGGTCTGCTGATGGCGGTCGCGACGCGGCTGGTGAACCGGGCCGTCAACCTGACGATGTACAAGATGCGCGAGGACGTGCAGACCAAGCTGTCGCGGCTGCCGCTCTCCTACTTCGACAAGCGTCAGCGCGGTGAGGTGCTCAGCCGCGCCACGAACGACATCGACAACATCGGGCAGACCCTTCAGCAGTCGATGGGCCAGCTCGTCAACTCGCTGCTGACCATCGTCGGCGTGCTGATCATGATGTTCTACGTGTCGTGGCTGCTCGCGCTCGTCGCGCTCGTCACCGTGCCCCTGTCGTTCGTCGTGGCGACCCGGGTGGGCAAGCGGTCGCAGCCGCACTTCGTGCAGCAGTGGCGCACCACCGGCAAGCTCAACGCGCACATCGAGGAGATGTACACCGGGCACAACCTGGTGAAGGTCTTCGGACGGCAGGACGAGTCGGCGGCGCAGTTCGCCGAGGAGAACGACAAGCTGTACGAGGCCGGGTTCCGGGCGCAGTTCAACAGCGGGGTCATGCAGCCGCTGATGATGTTCGTGTCGAACCTCAACTACGTGCTGGTGGCGGTGGTGGGCGGGCTGCGCGTCGCGTCCGGCTCGCTCTCGATCGGTGACGTACAGGCCTTCATCCAGTACTCCCGGCAGTTCTCCATGCCGCTCACGCAGGTCGCCTCCATGGCGAACCTCGTGCAGTCCGGGGTCGCCTCGGCGGAGCGGATCTTCGAGCTGCTCGACGCCGAGGAGCAGGAGGCCGACCCGGTGACGGGGGCGCGTCCGAAGGAGCTGCGGGGGCGGGTCGCCCTTGAGGGGGTCTCCTTCCGGTACGACCCGGAGAAGCCGCTCATCGAGGACCTGTCGCTGTCGGTGGAGCCGGGCCACACGGTCGCGATCGTGGGCCCGACGGGCGCCGGCAAGACGACGCTCGTGAACCTGCTGATGCGCTTCTACGAGACCACCGGCGGCCGGATCACCCTCGACGGGGTCGACATCGCCACGATGTCCCGCGACGAACTGCGGGCCGGCATCGGCATGGTGCTGCAGGACACCTGGCTGTTCGGGGGCACGATCGCGGAGAACATCGCGTACGGGGCCTCGTCCGAGGTGACTCGCGGGGAGATCGAGGAGGCGGCTCGGGCGGCCCACGCGGACCGGTTCGTGCGGACGCTGCCCGACGGGTACGACACCGTCATCGACGACGAGGGGTCCGGGGTGAGCGCGGGTGAGAAGCAGCTCATCACGATCGCCCGGGCGTTCCTGTCCGATCCGGTGATCCTCGTTCTCGACGAGGCGACGAGTTCCGTGGACACGCGGACCGAGGTGCTCATCCAGAAGGCGATGGCGAAGCTCGCGCACGGTCGTACGTCGTTCGTCATCGCGCACCGTCTGTCGACGATTCGCGACGCCGACACGATTCTCGTCATGGAGGACGGGGCGATCGTGGAACAGGGCGCGCACGCGGATCTGCTGGCGGCGGGGGGCGCGTACGCACGCCTGTACAAGGCCCAGTTCGCCCAGGCGGCGGTAGAGGTGGACTGA
- a CDS encoding AraC family transcriptional regulator encodes MHQVSALRAELARPVRLRTTDLDEARQVIRQNFYSNVVDLLQPSPVLSGHFAVSRLRRVTIGALQFGADLRMRFGELTAYHVDVPLTGSMVWHQGGLDPLLATVDEAAVFQPGRTTVLDRWDGDCRLLAVKIERPELELQLERLLNAPVRLPLRLEPAMDISRGPGRSWARLVRMVAEDAQTSQGLVRHDLVADRLHEAVVTGLLLAADHPYRERLARPVPPSRPAPVKRAIDAMEAHPEHPFTVSALAEISGVGIRQLQEGFRQHAGMPPMDYLRRIRLARVHEELRRKEPGQVTVTDVAHRWGFTHRGRFAGAYRRRYGVTPSATLHKTQG; translated from the coding sequence ATGCATCAGGTTTCGGCTCTGCGGGCTGAACTCGCCCGGCCGGTCCGGCTGCGCACCACCGACCTGGACGAGGCCCGGCAGGTCATCCGGCAGAACTTCTACAGCAATGTGGTCGATCTGCTCCAGCCGTCACCGGTCCTGTCCGGGCACTTCGCGGTGAGCAGGCTGCGCCGGGTGACGATCGGTGCGCTGCAGTTCGGTGCGGATCTGCGCATGCGCTTCGGTGAACTGACCGCCTACCACGTCGACGTGCCGCTGACCGGGTCCATGGTGTGGCACCAGGGAGGCCTCGATCCGCTCCTGGCCACGGTGGACGAGGCTGCGGTCTTCCAGCCCGGCCGCACCACGGTGCTGGACCGGTGGGACGGTGACTGCCGACTTCTCGCCGTCAAGATCGAACGCCCCGAACTGGAGCTTCAGCTGGAGCGACTGCTCAACGCCCCGGTACGGCTGCCCCTTCGGCTGGAACCCGCCATGGACATCTCCCGCGGCCCGGGGCGCAGCTGGGCCCGGCTGGTCCGGATGGTGGCGGAGGACGCACAGACTTCCCAGGGGCTCGTCCGTCACGACCTGGTGGCCGACCGACTGCACGAGGCGGTGGTGACAGGACTGTTGCTGGCGGCCGATCACCCTTATCGGGAACGCCTGGCGCGGCCGGTCCCGCCCAGCCGTCCCGCCCCGGTCAAACGCGCCATCGACGCCATGGAGGCGCACCCGGAGCATCCGTTCACCGTGTCGGCCCTTGCCGAGATCTCCGGAGTGGGCATCCGGCAATTGCAGGAGGGGTTCCGCCAGCACGCCGGTATGCCCCCCATGGACTACCTGCGCCGGATACGGCTGGCCCGCGTCCATGAGGAACTGCGCCGCAAGGAACCCGGTCAGGTGACCGTCACCGATGTCGCCCACCGCTGGGGCTTCACCCACCGGGGCAGGTTCGCCGGCGCCTACCGTCGACGCTACGGCGTGACGCCCTCGGCCACCCTGCACAAGACGCAGGGGTAG